DNA sequence from the Halorussus limi genome:
ACGGCAACAGCACGAGGAAGATGACGACCTTGAACGTGGTGCCGCCCCGGCGCGCGAGCAGGTACGCCAGCGGAAACGCCAGCACCAGACACAGCACGGTCGTCACCGCCGCGATGAAGTACGAGAGCGCGAGCGACTGGAAGAACGCGGTCTGCCAGAACGGACCCTCTCCGGCGAACAACTGGTCGTAGTTCGCCAGCGTCGGTTCCCAGATTATCTGGTACGTGAACGTGTCGACGCTCGTGAAACTGACCGCCACCATGAACGTCAGCGGCGTCAGCAACAGGAGGAACAACCAGACCAGCGCCGGTCCGGCGGTTATCCCGAGCCTGTTCGCCCGAGAGGCGAACGCGCCGACGAACCGTTCGCGCGCGGACCGGCCGCGCTCGGAGGTTTCGGTAGCCACGTTACGCGACCTTGATTTCCTCCCACGCCTGAATCCACGCGCGCTCGTTCTCGACGGCCTTGAACGGGATGAAGTTCTGCAAGCGCTCGGGGGCTATCGCCCCGTACAGGTTGTTCTGGCGCTCGGTCAGGTACTGCTGGGTCGCCGGGTTGACGCTCGGCGAGTAGCCCACTTTCGCCAGCGTCGCGCCGAGTTTCGGCGAGATGTACTCGTTGACGACTTCCCACGCTTTCTGCTTGTTGTTCGACGCCTTCGAGACGACCGCCGACTCGAACCACGCGAGCGACCCCTCCTTCGGCGTGGCCATCTTCGGCCAGTTGTCGCCGTTGACTTTCATCTCGACGATTTCGTTCCGCCCGGATTGGCCGACGAGGAAGTTGCCCTGCCGGAACGACTTGATGTAGGTCGGGTCCGCAGCAATGTAGCCCTGCAACAGCGGCTTCTGGTCTATCATCGTCTGCTTGACCTCGTCTAACTGCTGTTGAGAGAGGCTGACCTGCTTCCCTTTGAAGGCGTCCTGCATCCCGAGGTAGAGCGCCGCTGCGCTCATCGCCTTGAAGTGGTTGTCGTACATGACGATCTTGTTCTGCAGGTCGACGCCCTCGAACTGGTCGCTGAACAGAATCTCGTAGGTCGGGTCGTGATCCGGAATCTTCCGGGAGTCGTAGGAGTAGCCGTACCACCCGAACCGAATCGGGACCCCGTAGGCGTCCCCCTCGCTGGTGAACTGGTTGTCGGCGAAGGTCTGGAACGTGTCGTAGATGCTGCTCTGGTTCGTGACTACGTCCTCGGGGACCGGAGCCAGCAGGTCCGCGTTCATCATCTTCGGGACGTAGTTGTTGTTCGGGATGGCGATGTCGTACTGGCGGTACTGCCCGGCGTTCCACGACGAGAACATCTTGGCCGACGACGTGGACTTGGTAATCTGGATGTCCACCCCGACCTGCTCTTGAATCGGACCGAGCAGTTGCTGGTCGCCGTACTCCTCCCACGTCAGGACGTTGAGCGTCGGCCGCTGGGCCGTGACGTTTCCGACGTATCCCGGTAGTCCGACCAGTCCGGCCGCCCCGGCCGTCCCGCTCGCTTTCAGGAACGTCCGCCGAGAGTTATCGCTCGTTTCGGTGCGACTGCCGTCACCGTCTCGTGTCATTTGGTATCCCCCACCACGTCGAAGGTCGGGGGAAACAGTCATAAAAGTTTATGCTTTTTGTGTGGCTTACCCGATTAATTTCGAGGACTGCGACCGCAGACGCCTACACCTCAAATATTTCAATCGAGGTGAACGTGCGCCGAGGTGAGCGAGTCGAACGACCCCGAGCGTTTTGTATTGTGACGCGGTACCATGCGTATGGGAGTGGAAGGGGAGCTAATACGTTTGGAAGACGTGCGGAAGGAGTTCGGCGACGTAACCGCCGTGGACGGCATCGACTTCAGCATCGAGCGCGGCGAGTTCTTCTCGCTGGTCGGGCCGTCGGGGTGCGGGAAGACGACCACGCTCCGCATGATTAGCGGGTTCGAGACGCCGACAGACGGGGAGGTCGTCATCGACGGCCGGAACATGCAGGGGGTGCCGCCGGACGCGCGAGACACCAACCTCGTGTTTCAGCACCTCTCGCTGTTTCCCCACATGAGCGTGGAGGAGAACGTCGCCTACGGTCTGAAGAAGTCCGGCGTCGGGGCGGCCGAACGCGGAGAGCGAGCCTCCCAGTACCTCGAACTCGTGGACCTCGGCGGCTACGAGGACCGGAATCCGGGCGACCTCTCGGGCGGCCAGCAGCAACGCGTCGCCCTCGCCCGCGCCCTCGTCAACGAACCCAGCGTCCTCCTGTTGGACGAACCGCTGTCGAGTCTCGACCGAAAGCTCCGCAAGCAGATGCAGGTGGAACTACGCAGGATTCACGAGAAGACCCAAGGCGCGTTCTTCTACGTGACCCACGACCAAGAGGTCGCGATGACGCTCTCGGACCGCCTCGCGGTGATGAACGAGGGCCGAATCGAGCAGGTCGGCCCGCCCGAGGAAATCTACCGGAACCCCGCGAGTCCATTCGTCGCCGACTTCATCGGCGACACGAACCTGCTCGACGGGGAGGCCCGCGCCGTGAATGGCCGGACCGTCGTAGAGGTCGGCGGCGCGGACGGCATCCGGTTCGCGCCCGACGAGTCGGTCGGCGAGGGCGCGGTCA
Encoded proteins:
- a CDS encoding ABC transporter ATP-binding protein yields the protein MGVEGELIRLEDVRKEFGDVTAVDGIDFSIERGEFFSLVGPSGCGKTTTLRMISGFETPTDGEVVIDGRNMQGVPPDARDTNLVFQHLSLFPHMSVEENVAYGLKKSGVGAAERGERASQYLELVDLGGYEDRNPGDLSGGQQQRVALARALVNEPSVLLLDEPLSSLDRKLRKQMQVELRRIHEKTQGAFFYVTHDQEVAMTLSDRLAVMNEGRIEQVGPPEEIYRNPASPFVADFIGDTNLLDGEARAVNGRTVVEVGGADGIRFAPDESVGEGAVSVSIRPEDISLAETGARGAKSDGGRAEGSTFEGEIVERYFQGDQTNYVVDVGSDLELSVVMQGRSTPVERGERASFWFGDDAPVVFD
- a CDS encoding ABC transporter substrate-binding protein; translation: MTRDGDGSRTETSDNSRRTFLKASGTAGAAGLVGLPGYVGNVTAQRPTLNVLTWEEYGDQQLLGPIQEQVGVDIQITKSTSSAKMFSSWNAGQYRQYDIAIPNNNYVPKMMNADLLAPVPEDVVTNQSSIYDTFQTFADNQFTSEGDAYGVPIRFGWYGYSYDSRKIPDHDPTYEILFSDQFEGVDLQNKIVMYDNHFKAMSAAALYLGMQDAFKGKQVSLSQQQLDEVKQTMIDQKPLLQGYIAADPTYIKSFRQGNFLVGQSGRNEIVEMKVNGDNWPKMATPKEGSLAWFESAVVSKASNNKQKAWEVVNEYISPKLGATLAKVGYSPSVNPATQQYLTERQNNLYGAIAPERLQNFIPFKAVENERAWIQAWEEIKVA